Sequence from the Bremerella volcania genome:
AGGAAGGGAACCACCGGTGAAAACACTTGACAACGAGTCTGTCTTCATAGAGGGCCACCCGACTTCGATCATCTTTCTTATCCGCGCCCATCCGTGTAATCCGTGGTTGCTCTTCTTCCTTCCCTCGGTGCTCTCTGTGTCCTCAGTGGCTAAAATCCTGCTTGCGTTGATTGAACCAGCCTAATCCTCTTCGCGGACGTTGAATTCGAGTTTCCAGCGGCCGGAGGTTTTGCTGCTGACGCACCATAGTTCGAGCATGCCTAGCTCGGTCACTTTGCTGTGGAAGGTGACCGGGACGTACGGCTCGTTAATCTTGTCGTCGCGCGGTAACGAAGCTTCCAGGCTGTCGGTCTCGGAAATCTCGGCTTCGTCCCACCGCTGAATCATCTGCCCCGGCTTGTCGTCTTTGCGAATCGGCGACGAGAAGAAGCGGAACTTGGTGGTCTCGCCGACCACCAGCCCGACCTCGGCGCTGGGGACGTCGGTCTCGGTCCCTTCTTCCATGCCGATTGGCACGACGTTGAGCAAATGGAGCGGACGCGGCGCACCGGGGATTGCCAGGCCGGAAGTTTGAATCCCGACATAATAGGCCTGGGCCGTTCCTCCGCGGATACGAATGCCCCCCTTCTCTTTCGCGAAGCCGTAATACGCCGCACCGCGCGCGACGGCGTAGTCGAGGTCGTGATCCCCTTCCAGACGCTGCGGAGGCTGATCCGGCTGCCACGAGGCGATCGTTTCCATCAAGCGCGTCTGAAACGGTTCGCTCTTGAAGACGCCACCGTTGAACAGCACGTGCGTCGGGTGGATCGCGCTGCCCGCTTTCTCGGAATGCTGGGCCAAAAACTCGGCCAGGTGCCGCGTGACGGCCGGGTCCGATTCAAACGGCAAGCCCAGTTCCTGAAAGCCGGAGACGAATCCTCGTTCGGGCTTGTCGGTTGCGGCACATGCGGGAAAGAACCCTTCCAGCAGCATCGCTTTGATCGGCTCGCGCTCGACGTCGACGGAAACGGTCTTGGCGATCAGCTTGCTGCCGCGTCCCAGGATGCTGACCGGATGCTTGTCGGGTCCGTCCTCTTGTAGCAACTGTTCCTTGGCGGCTCGACAGCTATGCCATAGCGATACCGACTGCCACGGATCGAGCGTGACGTTCTTTTCTTGGAACAGTTCGGCCACATGAAACGCCAGGGCGAGGTCCATGTTGTCGCCGCCCACCAGTAGGTGATTGCCGACCGCCATCCGTTTGAGGACCAGTTCGCCCGCTTCCTCTTCAACGGTGATCAGCGTCAGGTCGGTCGTACCGCCACCGACGTCGCACACCAATAGCTTGTCGCCCACCTTTAGGGCCTTGCGCCACTTGTCCCCCATGTGACCGAGCCACGAGTAGACCGCGGCCTGGGGTTCTTCCAGCAAGGTGAAGTCGGCCGGGAAGCCTGCGGCGATGGCCGCTTCGTGCGTCAGCTCGCGAGCACTGGCGTCAAACGAAGCTGGCACCGTCAGCACGACCGCTTGATCGGCGAACGGATGCTCAGGCTGGGCTTCGTTCCACGCCGCCACCAGGTGCTGCAGGTACCGCCGGGATGCTTCGACGGGCGAGATCTTGCCGACCTCTTCCGGCGCGTTCCATGGCAGGATCGCGCCTTGCCGGTCGACCTTATGATGCGAGAGCCAGCTCTTCGCTCCGCCGACCGTACGGTCCGGCGTATCGGCCGACTGACGCCGGGCCCACTCGCCGGTGGCGTACGATTGACTATCGCCCCATGGCAGCCCAAGCTTGCCCCCTTCCTGGTCGGCCTCGGTGGCGAGGTACAAGAAGGAGGGAAGCGATTTGCGGTTCTCGATGGTACTGGCCGCGACCAGTTGCGGGATCTCTAGCAGCTGGACGACCGGCTGTTCGGCTTCCAGGTCGCTGTAGGCGAGGACGCTGTTGGTTGTGCCGAGGTCGACGCCGATGACATATTTCGCCCCCATGCGCTTAGACCTCCACTTCTGCCGGATTGAGGACTTGGGCCTGGGCGAGCGTGCCGTTGAACTTTGGAACGTCGCACTTGGTGGCCTTCCAGCCGCGATGCACGAGCGTGCCGCCGGCGGGCTTCTCGTTCTGCACGTTGCCGACCAGGCGAATTTCGCTGGCGTCAAACGACTCTGGCAGATCGATGCGGCCTCCCTCTTCTTCGTCGCGCACCGGACTGATGGCGAACAACCGGTTGAGGGTGGCCTTGGTGTCGCGCTGCACGTCACGTACGGCGGCACCAATCTGGGCGTCGTCGTACTCGCTCAAGTCTTCCTGAAAGAGATCGAGAAAACGGGCCTCGCGCTGCAAGGTTCCCAGCAGCACAAGCGCGTCGATGCCATCGGGCCGCGGTGGCTTGGGCTTCGGAGGAGGTGGTGGCGGAGGAGGAGGCGCCGGTTTCTTTTCCTGCTCTTTCGGGGCAGGCAGCGAGAGAGACTCGGCTCGCTCGGCGACTTCAGAATTAAATAGTATTTGAAAAAAGAGCTTGAAAGCTAAACCAATTCGGCTCATTCACTTCACGCTGTGGTTGGATGATTTACAAGTACAACGGGTGCCGTGCTCTTCACTTTCCGGTCCCCTCTCCCTTCCCAAGGGAGAGGGCTAGGGTTAGGGTTGGCAAGCGGGTACCCAGTTCGCCCCTCACCCTAACCCTCTCCCCAAAGGGGCGAGGGGACAAGATGAAGAGCACGCTCAAGAAGGCTTGAGCATGGCACCCAGGATTGCCCTTAGCACCACAAGTCACACCCAGACGGGTGTCCGAGACGTTCCAACGTATCGGCAATGTTCACTGCTTGCAATTGGCCTGCTTTTGTTGGCGAAGATGCCAACGGTAATGCCACTTACGGGCGTAATGTTGAGTGCTAGAAAATAGGGTGAACCTGGCGCTCATTAGACGTTTCCTACCTGCGGGCCCGTTGTTAGTATATGAGTCCGCGCAGGCAATGATTCGCCTGCTTACCTCCGCTAGAACAAATTCAGGCAACCCTCCACTATGGCCACCGATGCCGCCTCGCTTGAGGCAGCTTCTTTGCGACGCGATCCGCTCGTCCGAGCGACCCCTTTCTTCTATGGCTGGGTCATGCTGGGAGTCGCGATGGTCGCTCAGTACTGTACCAGCCCTGGTCAGACGTACGGCGTGGCCCTGTTCAACAAACATATTGCCACTTCGCTGGCAACCGAAACGTACAAGAGCACTCACCCCGGCCAAGAGGTGGTGCTGACCAAAGAACTGATCGACGCCGAGATCGTGACGGTCACCACCGCCTATTTGTGGGGAACCATCCTCGCCGCGTTTCCGGTCCCTTGGATCGGAGCACTCGCCGATCGATGGGGACTGCGAAAGACGATCACTCTGGTCATCGTGCTGTTCGGATTGGCGTGCATGTTCATGTCGCAGGTCGAAGGACCGTATGCCCTGTTCGTCGCATTCCTAGCGATACGAACGCTCGGGCAAGGCTCGCTGACACTGCTGGCGACCAACACGGCCGACATGTGGTTTCAGCGAAAGCTCGGCTTCGCCAATGGCATTCGCAACCTGTCCGCACCGATCGCGTTCGGAACGTTTCCGGTCATTACCATCGCACTGATCAACTGGTTCGGCTGGCAGCAGGCCTACTTCGCGCTGGGCGTCGGCGTGTGGGCGATCATGTTTCCGCTGCTGATCTTCGTCTTCCGCAACCATCCCGAAGAAGTCGGTCAGCTGCCCGACGGCGAGAAGCACGCTGCTCGCAAGGACGATGAGCCTGAGAGTCGCGGGTCGTTCTTCATGATGCCGCAGCTGACCCTCGGGGAAGCGCTCACCGAGCGGTCGTTCTGGATTGTGCTCTCCTTTATGACGATGTGGGCCATGATCGGCACGGCCCTGATGTTCATGGTGATCCCCTACGTCGAAAGTCGAGGCCTCACCGAAGAGGACGCACAGGTCGTCTTCTGGACGATGGCCATCAGCATGGCCAGTTGCCAGTTCTTCGGAGGCATTCTGGCCGACTATTTCAAGTTGAATTACCTGCTGTTTGCCGGCTCGGTACTGCTGGGCGTGGGCGTGCTGGTCTATCTGTCGATCGACTCGGTTTGGATGGCCGGTGTTTATGGCTTGACGTTTGGCGTGGCTCAAGGGGTCTCGGCTGCCGGATCGAATTCACTTTTGGCACGTTACTTTGGTCGGGCCCACTTGGGGAAGATCAAAGGATTTCAGATGATGACGATCGTCGGAGGCAGCGCCGCCGGGCCGTTTCTGATGAGCCAGGGGAAAGAACTTCTCGGTAGCTATGACTCCGTGTTGTGGTTGTTTGCTACCATGTTGTTCGTTCAGGCGGTTGCGTGCTTCTTCGCGACCCCGCCCGCCGCACGAGACCAGGTGGCGGACCCCAGCAAGCACTCCCATCCGCAAAGCACCACTCATGGCACGGCTCCATTTACGGGGACTTCCACCGGGGACCAACCGCAACCAGCTCTTCAAACTGCTGATTGAACAGGCCGATATCCCCGGCAAGGAAATCGGCGCGATCGATCTGATCCGCCGCCAGGCCAGCGTGGAGGTCGCCGAGGACCGCGCGAAGCGGGCCGCGAAGACCCTTCGCGAAACGCTGCCGGAAGTCGACGCATTCTTCGAGCCGGACCAAATCGAATGGCCCTCCCTGTTTCAGGACTTCCGCCGCTGGATGGCCCTGGAAGCGAAGGAAGAGTCACAGCGTCTGGCCGACGGCAAGCAGAAGGAAGGTCTCCTCAGGGGCCTGAAGCTGCACGAGCAGTGGTCGGCTCTGGCCGGTCGGGTGATCTGCCAGTTCCGTCCTAAGACCCAAGGAGCCTCGCTACCACCACATCGCTTTCGCTCCGGCTCACCGGTGATCGTGCAGGACGTCGAACAAAACCAGGTTCGTGGGCTCGTCGCTTCGGTACGCGACGGCTCGATCGAAGTCGTCACGCAAGACTTTCTCGAGAACGACGACGACCCGTTCAACTTGATTCCCAGCGACGACGAAGTCACGCGACGCCGTATGGAGTTTGCCCTGAAGCGAGCCGCCAGCGCGACAGGCAATCGCCTGGCCGAGCTGCGCGACGTCTTGCTCGGCGAAGCGGCCCCGCGGTTTGATGCATCGGCCAGTACCGGCGACGCGCCGCGTAGCTTGAACCCGTCGCAGTGGGACGCCGTCGACAACGCCCTGCGAGCCGAAGACGTGGCCATCATTCACGGTCCGCCAGGCACCGGCAAGACGGTCACGCTGGCCCATCTGATTCGTAGGCTCGTCGACCGAGGCGAAAAGGTCCTCGCGTGTGCTCCCAGTAACCTGGCGGTCGATAACCTCATGCTCCGCGTGATGGCTCAAGGGGTGAATGCCGTCCGGCTCGGGCATCCGGCTCGTGTTTCGGCGCAACTGCACGACGCGACGCTCGATTACCTGGCGCGCTCGCACGCCGATGCCAAGCTGGCCGATAAGCTCATTCGCGATGCTCAGGCAAAGCTGCGCAGCGCCGGCCGTTATACCCGGGCCAAACCAGCCCCTGGCGAACGCGCCGCTTTGCGGGATGAAGCCCGGCAGCTGTTCGACGATGCCCAGCGCATTCAACGGCAAACGCTCGATCAGATTCTTACAGGTGCCCAGGTGCTATGCGTCACGTTGACCGGCATCGACGACG
This genomic interval carries:
- a CDS encoding DUF2760 domain-containing protein, translated to MSRIGLAFKLFFQILFNSEVAERAESLSLPAPKEQEKKPAPPPPPPPPPKPKPPRPDGIDALVLLGTLQREARFLDLFQEDLSEYDDAQIGAAVRDVQRDTKATLNRLFAISPVRDEEEGGRIDLPESFDASEIRLVGNVQNEKPAGGTLVHRGWKATKCDVPKFNGTLAQAQVLNPAEVEV
- a CDS encoding IGHMBP2 family helicase → MARLHLRGLPPGTNRNQLFKLLIEQADIPGKEIGAIDLIRRQASVEVAEDRAKRAAKTLRETLPEVDAFFEPDQIEWPSLFQDFRRWMALEAKEESQRLADGKQKEGLLRGLKLHEQWSALAGRVICQFRPKTQGASLPPHRFRSGSPVIVQDVEQNQVRGLVASVRDGSIEVVTQDFLENDDDPFNLIPSDDEVTRRRMEFALKRAASATGNRLAELRDVLLGEAAPRFDASASTGDAPRSLNPSQWDAVDNALRAEDVAIIHGPPGTGKTVTLAHLIRRLVDRGEKVLACAPSNLAVDNLMLRVMAQGVNAVRLGHPARVSAQLHDATLDYLARSHADAKLADKLIRDAQAKLRSAGRYTRAKPAPGERAALRDEARQLFDDAQRIQRQTLDQILTGAQVLCVTLTGIDDDLLAGRNFDTAVIDEACQAVEPACWIPLSRSSRVILAGDHCQLPPTILSQEAASAGYAESMQQRLVKKRPEIARLLKRQYRMHSSIMDFSSLEFYDGQLEADDSVASHDLQPLLNDAVYVDPKPWQFYDTAGADFMEEEDDATSSRYNDAEARFVAKKATQLIEAGILPAAISVISPYAAQVQRLRNLLPEGVEADTVDGFQGRENEAVIISLVRSNTSGEIGFLLDTRRMNVALTRPRRKLIVVGDSSTIGGNSFYGRLLQYAEAVDGCHSVWEELD
- a CDS encoding Hsp70 family protein; translation: MGAKYVIGVDLGTTNSVLAYSDLEAEQPVVQLLEIPQLVAASTIENRKSLPSFLYLATEADQEGGKLGLPWGDSQSYATGEWARRQSADTPDRTVGGAKSWLSHHKVDRQGAILPWNAPEEVGKISPVEASRRYLQHLVAAWNEAQPEHPFADQAVVLTVPASFDASARELTHEAAIAAGFPADFTLLEEPQAAVYSWLGHMGDKWRKALKVGDKLLVCDVGGGTTDLTLITVEEEAGELVLKRMAVGNHLLVGGDNMDLALAFHVAELFQEKNVTLDPWQSVSLWHSCRAAKEQLLQEDGPDKHPVSILGRGSKLIAKTVSVDVEREPIKAMLLEGFFPACAATDKPERGFVSGFQELGLPFESDPAVTRHLAEFLAQHSEKAGSAIHPTHVLFNGGVFKSEPFQTRLMETIASWQPDQPPQRLEGDHDLDYAVARGAAYYGFAKEKGGIRIRGGTAQAYYVGIQTSGLAIPGAPRPLHLLNVVPIGMEEGTETDVPSAEVGLVVGETTKFRFFSSPIRKDDKPGQMIQRWDEAEISETDSLEASLPRDDKINEPYVPVTFHSKVTELGMLELWCVSSKTSGRWKLEFNVREED
- a CDS encoding MFS transporter; translation: MATDAASLEAASLRRDPLVRATPFFYGWVMLGVAMVAQYCTSPGQTYGVALFNKHIATSLATETYKSTHPGQEVVLTKELIDAEIVTVTTAYLWGTILAAFPVPWIGALADRWGLRKTITLVIVLFGLACMFMSQVEGPYALFVAFLAIRTLGQGSLTLLATNTADMWFQRKLGFANGIRNLSAPIAFGTFPVITIALINWFGWQQAYFALGVGVWAIMFPLLIFVFRNHPEEVGQLPDGEKHAARKDDEPESRGSFFMMPQLTLGEALTERSFWIVLSFMTMWAMIGTALMFMVIPYVESRGLTEEDAQVVFWTMAISMASCQFFGGILADYFKLNYLLFAGSVLLGVGVLVYLSIDSVWMAGVYGLTFGVAQGVSAAGSNSLLARYFGRAHLGKIKGFQMMTIVGGSAAGPFLMSQGKELLGSYDSVLWLFATMLFVQAVACFFATPPAARDQVADPSKHSHPQSTTHGTAPFTGTSTGDQPQPALQTAD